In Paenibacillus sp. BIC5C1, a genomic segment contains:
- a CDS encoding chemotaxis protein CheC, which produces MDVLKEVGNIGAGNAATALSQLLNRPIDMGVPTVQMLPFEEVAEKVGGDERIVVTVFLRVEGEAPGNLFFMMAPEAAKMLLNRLAGFDLKEGLAFTEMEQSALSEIGNILAGSYLSSLADFTKLSMYPTVPGLAIDMAGAILSYGLLQFGEMGDDALLIDTSFFEGEDQVEGQFFLIPDPPSFAKIFESLGVPLNHD; this is translated from the coding sequence ATGGATGTGCTCAAAGAGGTCGGTAACATTGGAGCAGGCAACGCCGCAACGGCGTTGTCTCAGCTTCTTAATAGACCGATTGACATGGGTGTACCTACAGTACAGATGCTTCCTTTTGAAGAAGTTGCTGAAAAAGTGGGCGGAGATGAACGTATTGTTGTTACCGTATTTCTTCGTGTTGAAGGTGAAGCACCAGGGAATCTGTTCTTTATGATGGCACCTGAGGCTGCTAAAATGCTGCTGAACCGGCTTGCTGGTTTTGATCTGAAGGAAGGTCTTGCATTCACAGAAATGGAACAATCGGCTCTATCCGAAATCGGGAATATTTTGGCGGGGTCATACCTTTCTTCTTTGGCAGATTTCACGAAATTATCTATGTATCCGACCGTTCCTGGACTTGCTATTGATATGGCAGGAGCCATTTTGAGTTATGGTTTGTTGCAATTTGGTGAAATGGGCGACGATGCATTATTGATTGACACTTCTTTCTTTGAAGGCGAAGATCAGGTAGAGGGTCAATTTTTCCTGATTCCAGATCCGCCATCATTTGCTAAGATATTTGAATCTCTAGGGGTGCCACTGAATCATGATTGA
- a CDS encoding chemotaxis protein CheD: MIEDKSVVKVGMADLNIAHLPGVIRTTGLGSCVGLTMYDPHLKLAGMAHVMLPTSEIAREGTLNKAKYADTALPELLQRMIQLGASRSRIVSKMAGGSQMFAFAGAGDTMRIGPRNADSCREWLEKLGIPLLAEDTGGNYGRTIEMDCETGLLTIRSVQMGVKEL, from the coding sequence ATGATTGAGGACAAAAGCGTCGTTAAAGTCGGTATGGCGGATTTGAACATTGCTCATCTTCCCGGCGTAATCCGTACGACTGGCTTGGGCTCTTGTGTTGGATTAACAATGTATGATCCGCATTTGAAGCTTGCCGGAATGGCGCATGTCATGCTCCCCACTTCAGAGATTGCTCGTGAAGGAACTTTGAACAAAGCCAAATATGCGGATACGGCATTGCCGGAATTGTTACAAAGAATGATACAACTCGGTGCATCTCGTTCACGTATTGTGTCCAAAATGGCTGGTGGGTCTCAGATGTTTGCCTTTGCGGGGGCAGGGGATACGATGCGTATCGGACCGAGGAATGCGGATTCTTGTCGGGAATGGTTAGAAAAGCTTGGGATTCCACTTCTTGCCGAAGATACCGGTGGGAATTACGGACGAACGATTGAAATGGACTGTGAAACTGGACTTTTGACTATTCGAAGTGTCCAAATGGGTGTAAAGGAACTATAA
- a CDS encoding FliA/WhiG family RNA polymerase sigma factor, whose amino-acid sequence MNERKASHLNHADLWEKWKEQGDLEAKKSLIEKYLHIVNYVSGRLAVGLPKNVPKDDLESNGVMGLIDALEKFDYERGLQFETYASWRVRGAILDGLRQGDWVPRSVREKAKRIEDAYQQLEQTYLRSVSDEEMSQYLDVSTKDFQHMLQEVAVMSLCSLEDPIREEESETRLSLMVDEKAKNPDYKVNEFYLKEALVQGLEKLTVKERTVVSLLYYEDLSLSEIAEVMSLSPSRISQLHSKAILRLRGTLDKQKDLLMRKD is encoded by the coding sequence TTGAACGAGCGTAAAGCTTCACATTTGAACCACGCTGACTTGTGGGAAAAGTGGAAAGAACAAGGCGATCTTGAAGCCAAGAAAAGTTTGATCGAAAAGTATCTTCATATTGTAAACTATGTATCCGGGCGTTTGGCTGTTGGTCTGCCCAAAAATGTCCCGAAAGATGATCTGGAGAGCAATGGAGTTATGGGATTGATTGATGCGTTGGAGAAATTTGACTATGAACGTGGTCTTCAATTTGAGACGTACGCATCCTGGCGAGTGCGCGGTGCAATTCTTGATGGTTTGCGTCAAGGAGATTGGGTTCCTCGTTCCGTGCGGGAGAAAGCAAAGCGGATTGAAGATGCTTACCAGCAGCTAGAGCAGACATACTTGCGTTCTGTTAGTGACGAAGAAATGAGCCAGTATCTCGACGTGTCTACGAAAGACTTTCAACATATGCTTCAAGAAGTTGCAGTTATGTCGCTTTGCTCTCTGGAAGACCCAATACGGGAAGAAGAGTCCGAGACTCGACTTTCATTAATGGTCGATGAAAAAGCAAAAAACCCGGATTACAAAGTAAATGAATTCTACTTAAAAGAAGCTTTAGTGCAAGGGCTTGAAAAATTGACGGTCAAAGAGAGAACGGTTGTTTCACTTTTATACTATGAAGATCTCTCTCTTAGTGAGATTGCTGAAGTAATGTCTCTTTCTCCGTCACGTATCTCACAACTGCACTCAAAGGCCATTTTACGGTTACGTGGAACACTGGATAAACAGAAAGACTTGCTTATGCGTAAAGATTAA
- a CDS encoding FapA family protein, with product MTQQTVLEQCLSIVLSDDKSTAYLEFSKQEEGFACTPDELEKFIASQGIKYGVLSEALLVFASHPEMYVKDRYKIAEGIKPVPGTNGFIKVLVGMDDSNERRPLEAENGTVDYKEVTRLNNVRTGQIIAERIPPVDGMMGRAVTGEEIPFRPGKEARFKVGKNVVVNPDGSAMYAALDGLVTKTEGNKLNVFPVYEINGDVDYNIGNIDFVGTVVIRGNVLTGFKVRAAGDIRVVGGVEGAELEAGGSVEITGGIIGYNKGLIQAGHNVKCTFIQEGNVDAAENVMVSQSIMHSTIRAGHAVICEGTKGLIVGGSIQAGEKVSARVVGNSMSTVTSIEVGVLPKLRNELSDLRKEVKEQMDALDKTKKALTLLDQLAAAGQLTPDRMSMRIKLSATQKSALRLSEETKTRIFEIEKVLEDTSRARVDIHKMIYGGSRIVIGRYTKFIKDPVSRISFYYHDGDITMVPFV from the coding sequence TTGACACAGCAGACTGTTTTGGAACAGTGTTTGAGCATTGTTTTATCAGATGATAAAAGTACGGCCTACCTTGAATTTTCCAAACAGGAAGAAGGTTTTGCCTGTACACCGGATGAGCTCGAAAAATTTATAGCGAGTCAGGGTATTAAGTATGGTGTGCTGAGCGAAGCGTTGCTTGTTTTTGCGAGTCATCCTGAGATGTACGTGAAGGATCGATACAAGATTGCCGAAGGTATTAAACCAGTACCTGGAACGAATGGCTTTATTAAAGTGCTGGTGGGCATGGACGATTCCAATGAACGGCGACCTTTGGAAGCAGAGAATGGAACAGTCGATTACAAAGAAGTGACTCGCTTAAACAATGTTCGAACAGGTCAAATCATTGCCGAACGAATTCCTCCTGTGGATGGGATGATGGGAAGGGCTGTAACAGGTGAAGAAATACCGTTTCGTCCAGGGAAAGAAGCACGCTTCAAAGTGGGGAAAAATGTTGTGGTTAACCCTGATGGATCCGCAATGTATGCCGCTCTGGATGGATTGGTTACCAAAACAGAGGGCAATAAATTAAATGTGTTTCCGGTGTACGAGATCAATGGCGATGTGGATTATAACATCGGTAACATCGATTTTGTGGGTACAGTTGTCATCCGCGGCAATGTGCTTACCGGATTTAAAGTAAGAGCGGCGGGGGATATACGTGTCGTCGGAGGTGTCGAAGGAGCGGAGTTGGAAGCAGGTGGCTCTGTCGAAATTACTGGCGGTATTATTGGCTATAACAAAGGGCTTATACAAGCAGGACATAACGTGAAATGTACCTTTATTCAAGAAGGCAATGTCGATGCGGCTGAAAATGTCATGGTATCCCAAAGCATTATGCATTCCACGATTCGTGCAGGTCATGCGGTAATCTGTGAAGGTACCAAAGGACTTATCGTTGGCGGGTCGATCCAGGCTGGAGAAAAGGTGTCAGCACGCGTCGTCGGCAACAGTATGTCTACTGTGACTTCCATTGAAGTAGGGGTATTGCCTAAGCTCCGTAATGAGTTGAGTGACTTGCGTAAGGAAGTCAAAGAGCAGATGGATGCTTTGGATAAAACGAAAAAAGCTTTGACTTTATTGGATCAGTTAGCTGCTGCAGGCCAACTGACCCCGGATAGAATGTCCATGCGAATCAAACTAAGTGCTACTCAAAAATCTGCCCTTCGTCTTAGCGAGGAGACGAAAACACGTATCTTTGAAATTGAGAAGGTTCTTGAAGATACAAGTCGGGCTCGCGTCGATATTCATAAGATGATTTATGGAGGCTCTAGAATAGTTATCGGCAGATACACCAAATTTATTAAAGATCCGGTAAGTCGAATATCTTTTTATTATCATGATGGGGATATAACGATGGTTCCATTCGTTTAA
- the rpsB gene encoding 30S ribosomal protein S2: protein MAVISMKQLLEAGVHFGHQTRRWNPKMDRYIFTERNGIYIIDLQKTVKKVEEAYNFVKGIAGENGTILFVGTKKQAQDSVKEEAERAGQFYINQRWLGGTLTNFSTIQKRIDRLKQLEAWEEDGTFAVLPKKEVILLRKEKDRLEKFLGGIKNMKGLPSALFIIDPRKERIAVAEARKLGIPIVGIVDTNCDPDEIDYVIPGNDDAIRAVKLLTGKMADAVIEANQGEETSA, encoded by the coding sequence ATGGCAGTAATCTCCATGAAGCAGCTTCTCGAAGCTGGGGTACACTTCGGTCACCAAACTCGTCGTTGGAACCCAAAAATGGATCGTTATATCTTCACTGAAAGAAACGGAATTTATATCATTGACTTGCAAAAGACAGTGAAAAAAGTCGAAGAGGCTTACAACTTCGTTAAAGGAATCGCAGGAGAGAATGGTACAATTCTTTTTGTGGGTACTAAGAAACAAGCTCAAGATTCCGTTAAAGAAGAAGCTGAACGCGCTGGTCAATTCTACATTAACCAACGTTGGCTCGGCGGTACCCTGACTAACTTCTCAACTATTCAAAAACGTATTGATCGTTTGAAACAGTTGGAAGCTTGGGAAGAAGACGGTACTTTCGCTGTATTGCCTAAAAAAGAAGTAATCTTGCTTCGCAAAGAGAAAGATCGCCTGGAGAAATTCCTCGGCGGTATTAAAAATATGAAAGGCCTGCCAAGCGCCCTGTTCATCATCGATCCACGCAAAGAGCGTATCGCTGTTGCGGAAGCTCGCAAATTGGGTATCCCAATTGTAGGTATCGTTGATACTAACTGCGATCCGGATGAGATCGATTATGTTATCCCGGGTAACGACGACGCAATCCGCGCCGTTAAGCTGTTGACAGGTAAAATGGCTGATGCCGTTATCGAAGCTAACCAAGGCGAAGAAACTTCCGCTTAA
- the tsf gene encoding translation elongation factor Ts, which translates to MAVNASAVKELREKTGAGMLDCKKALEEANGDITKAAELLREKGLSAAASKAGRAATEGVVESYIHAGGRIGVLVEVNCETDFVGKTDQFKDFVKDIAMQIAAASPKFVTREEVPTEELEKEKEILKAQALNEGKPEKIVEKMVEGRIGKYYEEFCLLEQTFVKDPDKTISQLLNEKISQIGENISIRRFVRYELGEGLEKKVDNFVEEVMSQVNK; encoded by the coding sequence ATGGCAGTTAATGCGAGTGCAGTAAAAGAACTCCGTGAAAAAACGGGCGCAGGTATGCTCGATTGCAAAAAAGCACTGGAAGAAGCAAACGGTGACATCACGAAAGCAGCTGAATTGCTTCGTGAAAAAGGTCTGTCAGCAGCAGCAAGCAAAGCTGGCCGTGCAGCAACTGAAGGCGTTGTAGAATCTTATATCCACGCTGGTGGTCGTATTGGTGTACTGGTAGAAGTGAACTGCGAAACTGACTTCGTAGGTAAAACAGATCAATTCAAAGATTTCGTTAAGGACATCGCTATGCAAATCGCAGCAGCGAGCCCGAAATTTGTTACTCGTGAAGAAGTTCCTACAGAAGAGCTGGAAAAAGAGAAAGAAATCTTGAAAGCTCAAGCTCTGAACGAAGGCAAACCAGAAAAAATCGTTGAAAAAATGGTTGAAGGCCGCATCGGTAAATATTACGAAGAATTCTGCCTGTTGGAGCAAACCTTTGTTAAAGATCCTGACAAAACAATCTCCCAACTGTTGAATGAAAAAATCAGCCAAATCGGTGAAAACATCTCCATCCGTCGTTTCGTTCGTTACGAATTGGGTGAAGGTCTTGAGAAAAAAGTAGACAACTTCGTAGAAGAAGTTATGTCCCAAGTAAACAAATAA
- the pyrH gene encoding UMP kinase has translation MEQPVFKRVVLKVSGESLSGQNGYGIDAETISSIAQQVKEVVELGVQVAIVCGGGNIWRGIAGSENGIDRATADYMGMLATVMNSLALQDALEQIEVPTRVQTSIAMQQIAEPYIRRRAIRHLEKGRVVIFAAGTGNPFFSTDTTAALRAAEIEAEVILMAKNKVDGVYSADPFKDSTAVKFDQLTYMDILNKDLGVMDSTASSLCKDNNIPLIVFAITEQGNIKRVVLGERIGTIVKGSVD, from the coding sequence TTGGAACAGCCAGTATTTAAACGTGTTGTCTTAAAGGTCAGCGGAGAGTCTCTTTCCGGTCAAAATGGCTACGGTATTGATGCAGAGACGATCTCGTCGATTGCCCAGCAAGTAAAAGAAGTAGTTGAACTAGGTGTACAGGTTGCTATCGTGTGCGGCGGCGGAAACATCTGGCGCGGAATTGCCGGTAGCGAGAACGGCATCGACAGAGCAACTGCCGATTATATGGGGATGCTGGCGACGGTTATGAACTCGCTCGCCCTGCAAGATGCACTGGAACAGATTGAAGTGCCTACTCGCGTACAGACATCGATTGCCATGCAACAAATTGCGGAGCCTTATATTCGTCGTAGAGCTATTCGTCATCTGGAGAAAGGCCGGGTCGTTATTTTTGCAGCAGGTACAGGTAACCCGTTCTTCTCCACCGATACAACAGCAGCACTGCGTGCAGCAGAGATCGAAGCAGAAGTCATCTTGATGGCCAAAAATAAAGTTGATGGTGTATACTCAGCAGATCCGTTTAAAGACAGCACAGCTGTCAAGTTTGATCAGTTGACTTACATGGATATACTTAACAAAGATCTTGGTGTAATGGATTCAACGGCGTCCTCGCTGTGTAAGGACAACAACATTCCGTTGATCGTATTTGCCATTACGGAACAAGGTAACATCAAACGTGTTGTTCTTGGTGAACGCATCGGGACAATCGTTAAAGGGAGTGTAGATTAA
- the frr gene encoding ribosome recycling factor, translating to MPQAVKKHAEERMDKAIQALRRDLATLRAGRATPALLDRIQVEYYGAMTPLNQLANISTPDSRTLMIQPWDKSSMGDIERAIMKSDLGLTPANDGTMIRLSIPALTEERRQELVKLTKKFGEEGKVAIRNIRRDANDDIKKMEKSDISEDESRRHQDDIQKSTDKFIAEVDKVLAAKEKEIMEV from the coding sequence ATGCCACAAGCGGTTAAAAAACATGCCGAAGAACGTATGGATAAAGCGATTCAAGCGTTACGACGTGATCTTGCCACTTTGCGTGCAGGTCGTGCAACTCCGGCTCTTCTAGACCGGATTCAAGTAGAGTATTACGGTGCAATGACTCCGCTCAACCAATTGGCTAATATCAGTACACCGGATTCCCGCACACTGATGATCCAGCCGTGGGATAAATCCTCCATGGGGGATATTGAGCGTGCAATTATGAAATCCGATCTTGGCCTTACGCCAGCGAACGACGGAACGATGATTCGTCTGTCCATTCCGGCTCTTACGGAAGAACGCAGACAAGAACTTGTGAAGTTGACGAAAAAGTTCGGTGAAGAAGGCAAAGTAGCCATTCGTAATATTCGCCGTGATGCGAATGATGATATTAAAAAAATGGAGAAGTCAGACATTTCCGAGGATGAGTCCCGGAGACATCAAGACGACATCCAAAAATCGACCGACAAGTTTATTGCTGAAGTCGATAAGGTACTCGCTGCCAAAGAAAAAGAAATCATGGAAGTGTAA
- a CDS encoding isoprenyl transferase, producing the protein MIKRVRSWWNGADKQETLTISEDNIPQHVAIIMDGNGRWAKRLGLPRIAGHQNGMKAVKRATIAADELGIKYLTMYAFSTENWTRPKEEVDFLMRLPQEFLAIELDELIEKNVRIRMMGQEEHLPSHTINALREAIRLTEHNTGLVLNFAMNYGSRREMTDCVKQIALQVKSGELSADDITPELIDRHMLTGDMPDPDLLIRTSGELRLSNFMLWQLAYSELWFTDIYWPEFGKKHLLEAVAEYQRRTRRYGGLK; encoded by the coding sequence ATGATCAAACGGGTTCGGTCGTGGTGGAATGGGGCTGACAAGCAGGAAACGCTGACTATATCCGAGGATAATATCCCGCAGCACGTCGCCATCATTATGGACGGCAATGGACGATGGGCGAAACGTTTGGGTCTCCCACGAATAGCTGGCCACCAGAATGGGATGAAGGCGGTCAAACGTGCGACCATCGCGGCGGATGAACTGGGCATCAAATATCTGACGATGTACGCTTTTTCGACAGAAAACTGGACGCGTCCAAAAGAAGAAGTGGATTTTCTGATGCGGCTTCCGCAAGAATTTTTGGCGATAGAGCTGGATGAGCTTATAGAAAAAAATGTACGCATCCGTATGATGGGCCAGGAGGAGCACTTACCTTCCCATACCATTAATGCTTTGCGTGAAGCTATTCGTCTTACGGAACATAACACAGGGCTTGTTTTGAATTTTGCAATGAACTACGGAAGTCGTCGCGAAATGACGGACTGTGTCAAACAGATCGCTCTGCAGGTAAAGTCGGGGGAACTATCGGCAGACGATATTACGCCTGAACTCATTGACAGACATATGCTCACTGGGGATATGCCTGATCCGGATTTGCTAATCCGGACGAGCGGAGAGTTGAGATTAAGCAATTTCATGCTTTGGCAGCTCGCATATAGCGAATTATGGTTTACGGATATATACTGGCCCGAATTTGGCAAAAAGCATTTGCTTGAAGCAGTAGCCGAATATCAGCGCAGAACAAGGCGTTACGGCGGTTTGAAATAG
- a CDS encoding phosphatidate cytidylyltransferase: MKQRLTTGIIAGVLFLGFCMLGGPWYHGLVLLMALIGYYEFVKMTGVQPFSGVALIGYAGIFAIVFPWEMVWEARPLTLFQIGWLVMLVLMTASVVTKNKIPVNTVAMLFLGVMYIGIGFYYIAESRHLHHGLFWTFLLLGSIWASDAGAYFVGKLIGKNKLWPSISPNKTVEGALGGIVIAVVTSVVFALVSDGLLSWQRAVWIGIACAVVGQMGDLIQSAYKRVYNIKDSGTLLPGHGGILDRCDSWIVVFPFVHILMLLPY, from the coding sequence TTGAAACAGCGACTAACGACAGGAATCATAGCAGGTGTGTTATTTTTGGGTTTTTGCATGCTGGGCGGACCCTGGTACCATGGCTTGGTACTGCTTATGGCTCTCATCGGTTACTATGAATTTGTGAAAATGACCGGGGTACAGCCTTTTTCAGGTGTAGCCCTAATCGGTTATGCAGGTATCTTTGCGATTGTGTTTCCTTGGGAAATGGTTTGGGAAGCCAGACCACTAACGTTATTCCAGATCGGATGGCTTGTGATGCTTGTATTAATGACGGCCTCTGTGGTAACTAAAAACAAAATTCCTGTAAACACTGTTGCCATGCTCTTTTTGGGAGTAATGTATATTGGAATCGGTTTTTATTACATCGCGGAATCCAGACATTTGCATCATGGGTTGTTCTGGACGTTTCTGCTTCTGGGCTCCATATGGGCAAGTGATGCAGGTGCCTACTTTGTAGGGAAACTTATCGGGAAGAACAAACTTTGGCCGTCGATCAGTCCTAATAAAACGGTGGAAGGTGCACTGGGTGGTATTGTGATCGCGGTAGTCACTTCTGTTGTTTTTGCATTGGTGTCAGACGGCTTGTTGTCTTGGCAAAGAGCGGTATGGATTGGGATTGCATGCGCGGTTGTAGGACAAATGGGAGATCTGATTCAATCTGCTTACAAACGTGTGTATAACATCAAAGATTCCGGCACTTTGCTCCCGGGGCATGGCGGTATTCTGGATCGGTGCGACAGCTGGATTGTCGTTTTTCCATTCGTACATATACTAATGCTTCTGCCCTATTAA
- a CDS encoding 1-deoxy-D-xylulose-5-phosphate reductoisomerase, translating into MKKIAILGSTGSIGTQTLDVVDMHPERFQVEGLAAGSNIELLIEQAKRYRPKKVSVGSKELAEAVAPHLPVETQLFYGKEGLVEVAAGTDADTVVTAVMGSVGLESTLAAIDAGKKIGLANKETLITAGHIVTARATAKGVPILPVDSEHSAIFQCLNGEPRERVMGITLTASGGSFRDLTREQLKEVTVEDALKHPNWSMGSKITIDSATMVNKGLEVIEAHWLFGLSYDQIDVLLHPESIIHSYVEFNDTSIIAQLGNPDMRVPIQYALTYPDRLPSPSQRLSLTQVGKLHFREMDMERFPCLRMAYECGKMGGTAATAFNAANEVAVARFLRKEISFLKIEDIIASVLEAHRNVDEPDLEEIARCDQESRQLAFSL; encoded by the coding sequence ATGAAAAAAATTGCGATTCTCGGGTCAACCGGTTCCATTGGAACTCAGACACTGGATGTAGTCGATATGCATCCCGAACGCTTTCAAGTAGAGGGACTGGCTGCTGGGAGCAATATAGAGCTGCTGATTGAGCAAGCGAAGCGTTATCGACCCAAAAAGGTATCAGTTGGCTCAAAAGAGCTGGCAGAGGCCGTGGCACCGCACCTACCTGTCGAAACACAGCTTTTTTATGGCAAAGAAGGATTGGTAGAAGTTGCTGCCGGAACGGATGCAGATACGGTTGTTACTGCTGTAATGGGGAGTGTAGGGCTTGAGTCAACCCTGGCTGCTATTGATGCAGGCAAAAAGATCGGGCTGGCTAACAAAGAGACGCTAATTACAGCGGGTCACATTGTTACTGCAAGAGCGACTGCGAAAGGGGTACCGATTCTGCCTGTGGATAGTGAGCACTCGGCTATCTTCCAATGCTTGAATGGAGAACCTCGTGAACGCGTGATGGGAATTACACTTACGGCCTCTGGAGGATCGTTCCGTGATTTGACTCGTGAACAGCTCAAGGAAGTTACCGTAGAAGATGCACTGAAACATCCTAACTGGTCGATGGGGTCGAAGATTACGATAGACTCGGCGACGATGGTGAATAAAGGTCTGGAAGTTATTGAAGCGCATTGGCTGTTTGGACTAAGTTATGATCAGATTGATGTATTGCTTCACCCAGAGAGCATCATTCATTCCTACGTGGAGTTTAATGATACAAGCATTATTGCCCAGCTTGGCAATCCGGACATGCGTGTTCCCATTCAGTATGCACTGACCTATCCTGACCGCTTACCATCACCTTCACAACGTCTATCCCTAACGCAAGTGGGCAAACTGCATTTCCGTGAGATGGATATGGAACGGTTCCCTTGTTTAAGAATGGCATACGAATGTGGTAAAATGGGAGGAACCGCAGCAACGGCGTTTAATGCAGCCAACGAGGTTGCTGTAGCACGTTTCTTGCGTAAAGAGATTTCGTTCCTTAAAATAGAGGATATTATTGCTTCTGTGCTGGAAGCACACCGCAATGTGGACGAGCCTGATCTGGAGGAAATCGCAAGATGTGATCAGGAGAGCCGTCAACTTGCGTTCAGTCTGTAA
- the rseP gene encoding RIP metalloprotease RseP, whose amino-acid sequence METIQVVFLTVLMFFVIVTVHEWGHYYFAKRAGILVREFAIGFGPKLFSYKRNETQFTLRLLPFGGYARMAGEDPELVEIQEGQTIAVRSADDQVKMIYLDQLDNRKNVIRGEVISIDMENALKLQLDVDGEIQQYRIHPQAMLVSRGKQTQIAPKDRQFGSKTVGQRAMAIFAGPLMNFILAFVLFAVYAQMAGVPVENPKNLEIGEVLEGGAAYQANLQKGDIIETINGTAIGTDSQKMVSMIADSKDKPMEWTLRRGNETFNITITPRAVEGQEGGKVGIVPTLPTRSVGFVETFKVSGVAMVDTTRVIFEGFRHLINQFNMDDIGGPVRTFEVTGQIAKQGIEQLTRWAAILSLYLGIFNLLPIPALDGSRLVFLGIEALRGRPVDPNREGMVHFVGFAMLFVLMLAVTYNDILRLING is encoded by the coding sequence TTGGAAACCATACAAGTGGTATTTCTAACGGTGCTCATGTTCTTTGTCATCGTGACGGTTCATGAATGGGGACATTATTATTTTGCCAAACGCGCCGGTATTCTTGTACGGGAATTTGCGATCGGTTTTGGTCCCAAATTGTTCTCATATAAAAGAAACGAGACCCAGTTCACATTGCGTCTACTGCCTTTTGGCGGGTATGCACGTATGGCTGGGGAAGACCCGGAACTGGTAGAAATTCAAGAAGGTCAGACAATTGCAGTAAGGTCGGCTGATGACCAAGTCAAAATGATCTACCTCGATCAATTGGATAATCGAAAAAATGTAATTCGTGGTGAAGTGATCTCCATTGATATGGAGAATGCATTGAAATTGCAACTCGATGTGGATGGCGAAATTCAGCAGTACCGGATACATCCGCAAGCGATGCTCGTGAGTCGTGGAAAACAAACGCAGATTGCACCGAAAGATCGCCAATTCGGCAGTAAAACGGTGGGTCAGCGGGCAATGGCGATTTTTGCCGGACCCCTCATGAATTTCATCCTGGCATTTGTTTTATTTGCAGTCTACGCACAGATGGCTGGGGTTCCAGTTGAGAATCCGAAAAATCTGGAAATTGGTGAAGTGCTTGAAGGTGGAGCTGCCTACCAAGCGAACCTGCAAAAGGGGGATATCATTGAGACAATCAATGGTACGGCCATCGGCACGGATTCGCAAAAAATGGTCAGCATGATTGCTGATTCCAAAGACAAGCCGATGGAGTGGACGCTGCGCCGGGGGAATGAAACGTTTAATATCACGATTACTCCTCGAGCGGTAGAAGGCCAGGAAGGCGGTAAAGTTGGTATTGTACCTACGCTACCAACCCGTTCTGTTGGATTTGTAGAAACATTTAAAGTGTCCGGCGTAGCCATGGTGGATACAACCAGAGTGATTTTTGAAGGATTCAGACATCTCATTAATCAATTTAACATGGACGATATCGGTGGTCCGGTGCGTACATTTGAGGTTACGGGCCAAATTGCAAAACAGGGTATTGAGCAATTAACCAGATGGGCTGCCATTTTGAGCCTTTATCTTGGTATCTTCAACTTGTTGCCTATTCCTGCGCTTGACGGAAGCCGTTTGGTTTTCCTGGGGATTGAGGCGCTTCGTGGCAGACCCGTTGACCCGAACCGGGAAGGTATGGTTCATTTTGTCGGCTTCGCCATGTTGTTTGTACTGATGCTGGCAGTAACATACAATGATATATTACGATTAATTAACGGATAA